The genomic DNA TTATCTGGCTCCGGGAAAAACCCTAGTCACCCAAGCAGAGTACCCTTTCGGGGAACGCATGGTGATTGTATTATGGCAGAAACGGTCGAGGTTTTGGTACCCGGCGGCAAGGCAACTGCAGGCCCGCCTATCGGTCCTGCTCTGGGTCCCCTCGGTATCAACGTAAAAGCGGTTATTGACGAGATCAATAAGAAGACCGCAGAGTTCAACGGCATGCAGGTGCCGGTGACGATCGACGTTGACGATAAGAAGAACTTCACTGTCTCAGTGGGGATTCCTCCGACAACGGCGCTCATCATGAAGGAAGTTGGTATCGAGAAGGGGTCCAGCGAGCCCGCCGCCCAGTATGTGGGTGATCTGCCGCTCGAGGCCGCTGTCAGAATCGCACGCATGAAATTTGACGACATGCTCTCTTACCGCCTGACCTCGGCGGTCAAGGAGGTCGTCGGCACCTGTGTCTCCGTCGGCGTGACGGTCGAGGGCAAAAAGCCCAAGGAGATGCTTGCAGCCATTGATGCAGGCGAGTTCGACAGCGTAATCGGGGAATAAACGGT from Methanofollis fontis includes the following:
- a CDS encoding 50S ribosomal protein L11; amino-acid sequence: MAETVEVLVPGGKATAGPPIGPALGPLGINVKAVIDEINKKTAEFNGMQVPVTIDVDDKKNFTVSVGIPPTTALIMKEVGIEKGSSEPAAQYVGDLPLEAAVRIARMKFDDMLSYRLTSAVKEVVGTCVSVGVTVEGKKPKEMLAAIDAGEFDSVIGE